In Apium graveolens cultivar Ventura chromosome 10, ASM990537v1, whole genome shotgun sequence, the following are encoded in one genomic region:
- the LOC141690855 gene encoding secreted RxLR effector protein 161-like codes for MDKAHPLSTPMVVRSLEVEKDPFRPRKQDEETLEPEVPYLSAIGALMYLANNTRPDIAFVVNLLARFSSDPTKRHWDGIKHIFRYLRGTIDLGLFFSNNSKSRLVGYADAGYMSDPHFGRSQTGYLFTYCDTAISWKSTKQTMATTSSNHTELLAIHEASREYIWLRLTTFINNLLQNIFSDCQELGVHTGRIGPV; via the exons ATGGACAAAGCTCATCCACTAAGCACACCAATGGTTGTTCGATCACTCGAGGTTGAAAAAGATCCTTTCCGTCCTAGAAAACAAGATGAAGAGACTCTTGAACCTGAAGTTCCATATCTCAGTGCAATTGGCGCTCTCATGTATCTTGCAAACAACACACGGCCTGATATTGCATTTGTAGTGAACCTGTTGGCAAGATTTAGTTCTGACCCTACTAAAAGGCATTGGGATGGAATAAAACATATATTCAGATATCTTCGAGGGACAATCGATCTTGGACTATTCTTCTCAAACAATTCAAAATCACGGCTAGTTGGATATGCAGATGCTGGATACatgtcagatcctcattttggGCGATCACAAACAGGTTACCTATTTACATATTGTGATACTGCTATCTCTTGGAAGTCTACAAAACAGACTATGGCTACAACTTCATCAAACCACACAGAGTTACTAGCAATTCATGAAGCCAGTAGAGAATATATTTGGCTAAG ATTAACTACATTTATTAATAATTTACTGCAAAACATCTTCTCTGATTGCCAAGAGTTAGGGGTGCACACGGGTCGGATTGGCCCGGTTTAA